The Clostridioides sp. ES-S-0010-02 genome window below encodes:
- a CDS encoding YfcC family protein gives MTNKSKIKKKKLAFPDAYVLMIGLIIFAAIMTYIVPSGTYNRVEDLNTGNMIVQAGSFTYGEQHPVSIMDVFRAIPSGLGKNSVTVFFVLIIGGAFGIVNSTGSLDALIGGVISKSKGSKKGEIIITCLVLTFGLAGGVVGMYEECIAFLPILMTLCIALGYDALVASGILLLGLASGYGSATINPFTVGLAQGISGLPLFSGMWFRWIFWICTMILLSTYIIFYCKKIKKDPSKSLVSDIDYSHWQIDESSVGDKLSSGNIRVLVTFFGGILVLMILIVKFSLGMSDLSAYFFALGILCGIVYGMNPNKIASGFVKGMQEMVYPAILIGFASSIVVILEQGVILDSIVHGLSLVLNYVPRIFSGGAMMIMQSVINFFIPSGTGQAMVTMPLMAPLADVIGIPRQVAVLAYQMGDGFANGIVPTLGVLMAGISIAHIPYTRWFKFASKIILMELALGFIFLMIAVQINLGPF, from the coding sequence ATGACTAATAAGAGTAAAATCAAAAAGAAAAAATTAGCATTCCCGGATGCATATGTTTTGATGATAGGTTTAATTATATTTGCAGCCATAATGACCTACATTGTTCCTTCTGGAACATATAATAGAGTTGAAGATTTAAATACTGGAAATATGATTGTGCAAGCTGGAAGTTTTACATATGGAGAACAACATCCTGTCAGTATAATGGATGTATTCAGAGCTATACCAAGCGGGCTTGGAAAAAATTCTGTAACAGTTTTTTTTGTACTTATTATTGGAGGTGCATTTGGTATAGTAAATTCTACTGGCTCACTAGATGCCCTAATTGGTGGAGTTATCTCCAAAAGTAAAGGAAGTAAAAAAGGTGAGATTATAATTACATGTCTAGTATTGACTTTTGGACTAGCTGGTGGAGTTGTAGGAATGTATGAAGAATGTATTGCATTCTTACCTATATTGATGACCTTATGTATTGCTTTGGGATATGATGCATTAGTTGCTTCAGGAATTTTATTGTTAGGGCTTGCATCAGGTTATGGTTCAGCTACTATTAATCCTTTTACAGTAGGATTAGCACAAGGTATTTCAGGTTTACCACTTTTTTCAGGTATGTGGTTTAGATGGATATTTTGGATTTGTACAATGATTTTACTTTCTACATATATAATTTTTTATTGTAAAAAGATAAAAAAAGACCCAAGTAAAAGTTTGGTGTCAGACATTGATTATAGTCACTGGCAAATTGATGAGTCTTCTGTCGGGGATAAGTTATCTTCTGGAAATATTAGAGTATTAGTTACATTCTTTGGAGGAATACTGGTTCTGATGATACTGATTGTAAAATTTTCTTTAGGAATGTCGGATTTATCAGCTTATTTCTTTGCTCTAGGAATTTTATGTGGAATAGTCTATGGTATGAATCCAAATAAAATTGCCTCTGGATTTGTAAAAGGGATGCAAGAGATGGTATATCCAGCTATTTTGATAGGATTTGCATCTAGTATAGTAGTTATATTAGAACAAGGAGTAATTTTAGATTCAATAGTTCATGGATTGTCATTAGTGTTAAATTATGTTCCTAGGATTTTTAGTGGAGGAGCAATGATGATTATGCAATCTGTAATCAATTTCTTTATACCTTCAGGTACAGGTCAAGCTATGGTAACTATGCCACTTATGGCTCCACTTGCAGATGTTATTGGAATACCTAGACAAGTTGCAGTTTTAGCTTACCAAATGGGTGATGGATTTGCAAATGGAATAGTACCAACGCTAGGCGTTCTTATGGCTGGAATATCTATTGCTCATATCCCTTATACAAGATGGTTTAAATTTGCATCAAAGATAATACTTATGGAATTAGCTTTAGGATTTATATTTTTGATGATTGCAGTACAGATTAATTTAGGTCCTTTTTAA
- a CDS encoding MerR family transcriptional regulator: MTIKEASKRTGISVDNLRYYERIGLIPPIPKNKSGIRDYDERAIHWIEFVMKFKKAGASLEAIIEYVRLACSDDDTKEVRREILVEVKEDLTTQISKLQECLDVVEYKIENYYNLCDPVTQKMVKEWKEKHEYKK, from the coding sequence ATGACAATTAAAGAAGCCTCAAAACGTACTGGAATATCAGTCGATAATTTGCGTTATTATGAAAGGATTGGTTTGATTCCACCTATTCCTAAAAATAAATCTGGAATTCGTGATTATGATGAACGCGCTATTCATTGGATTGAGTTTGTGATGAAGTTTAAAAAAGCAGGTGCTTCTTTAGAAGCTATTATTGAATATGTACGACTTGCATGCTCTGATGATGATACAAAGGAAGTACGTAGAGAAATATTGGTGGAAGTAAAGGAAGATTTGACTACACAGATTAGTAAACTTCAAGAATGTTTAGATGTTGTTGAGTATAAAATTGAAAATTACTATAACCTGTGTGACCCTGTAACACAAAAAATGGTTAAGGAGTGGAAAGAAAAGCATGAATATAAAAAATAA
- a CDS encoding flavin reductase family protein yields the protein MKKDLGSVIGLYPTPLVVVGVVINERPNWMLVGHLGIIGHDHIMVSLAKSHYTNKGIKESKVLSVNIVDEYMLSKADYVGCVSGSKIDKSKVFEYEIGDEGAPLIKESKLNMECYVDDIYETNGFENFILKISHTYAAEEILNEESKIDYDKLKPILFEMPGYTYLKTGNTFAKCMTLRKNEGE from the coding sequence ATGAAAAAAGATTTAGGTTCTGTAATAGGATTATATCCTACACCATTAGTAGTAGTTGGAGTAGTAATTAATGAAAGACCTAACTGGATGTTAGTAGGACATTTAGGTATTATTGGACATGACCATATTATGGTAAGTTTAGCAAAATCACATTATACGAATAAAGGAATTAAAGAAAGCAAAGTGCTTTCTGTAAATATTGTAGATGAGTATATGTTGTCAAAAGCAGATTATGTTGGTTGTGTAAGTGGAAGTAAAATTGATAAATCAAAAGTATTTGAATACGAAATAGGTGATGAAGGTGCACCACTAATAAAAGAATCAAAACTAAACATGGAATGTTATGTGGATGATATTTATGAAACAAATGGATTTGAAAATTTTATCTTAAAAATAAGTCATACATATGCAGCCGAAGAAATTTTAAATGAAGAAAGCAAAATCGATTATGATAAATTAAAACCAATTTTATTTGAAATGCCTGGATATACATATTTAAAAACAGGAAATACATTTGCTAAATGTATGACACTTAGAAAGAATGAAGGGGAATGA